The Planococcus halocryophilus nucleotide sequence ACGATTTATATTAGGAGGAATCACATGGCTACTGCACGCGAAATGAGTCTCGTCAACAAGGATTTTCTGGTTGAAGAATTAGGGCTGAAACAACAAGGAAACTCAACAATTTTTACGAATGAAGATTGTTTTGTGTTATCCCCATCTGTTCAGCGATATGAAAAGGGATTTGACGTCAGTGAATTTAATTTGGCAAAGTTCGATCCAGAACGCCAACAAGGCTTTTTGATTGTACGGTACATGGATACCTTTTTAATGGCAAAATTGGAAAGCTTCACGAAAAAAATGATGCTTCCTGAATTACAAATTAAAAAGAAAAATACAAAACCTCACTGGAAATTCACTGTTGCTGAAAATCCTGCCTACCATATCGTTAACACACAAAACAAAGAATTGCGTTACCGTTTGCAAGAACCGACTAAAAAACAAATTCTTTCTTTTTTCAATAAGTTATAAAAAAAACCCGCTGCCTCTGCATGCGGGTTTTTTGTTGTTCGTTTTCCAAAAATTAGATGACCAATGGTAAAATAATAATTATTACAGACAACTTCACTCATAGTTGATTGTCGATCGGATGTGGCCTATGGATTCCCAACGTTATACAGTACGAGACCGGCAGTTTTGGAAAATTATCTTTAGCCTTCTTTTTGCCTCTTTGTTTATTTTTGCAAATATGTATGCAGTACAGCCTCTTCTCCCTGTCTTTGTGAAGGAATTTCAAGTTCCTGTGTCTACAGCTAGTTTGTCTTTGTCACTCACAGTTATTGGCTTGATCCTTGGATTAATCATCCTTGGATTCTTTTCCGATCGCAATGGCAGAAAACCTTATATCATTTATTCTTTGCTTGGATCAGCAATTCCGCTCTTTATTATTCCGCTAACCGATTCGTTTTCTGTTTTGCTATTTCTTCGCTTTATCCAAGGTTTTGCACTAGCAGGCGTCCCTGCTGCAGCTCTCGCTTATATTAGTGAAGAAATCGATCGAAAAAATATAGCTTATGCTATGGCTCTTTATATTTCCAGCAATGCACTTGGTGGCATGTTAGGACGTTTTTTAACGGGCTTTCTTACTGATCACTTTTCTTGGCAGATCTCGTTTTATGCTTTTGCGATAACAGGACTCTTATTGTCCGCTATTGTCGTTTATTTGCTGCCACCGTCACGAAACTTCACCTCTAGCCAAGTAAGTTTTGCAAAAGATATTGAAGGCTTTCTATTTCACCTGAAGAATCCGGCACTCCTTATTGTCTTCGGTCTTGGTGCGATTTTGCAAGTCTCCTTTACCGGTATTTGGACGTATTTGCCTTTTTATTTAGAAGCCCCTCCATATTCAATGTCGTTACAAGCGATATCGTATTTATTTTTTGCTTATGGAATCGGCGTCATTGGATCACCAATTGCTGGCCGAGTCGCTGAAAAATTTGGCTTACGCAATGTCCGTTTAGCAGGTGTACTTATCTTATCTGTTGGAATCTTCATGACACTTAGTCCTTATCTATGGATAATTGTTGTTGGCCTTTGTGTCACTTGTCTCGGGTTTTTCACCGCTCACTCTTTAACTGCCGCTTCTGTTAGCCAGCAAGCAACTCACCATAAAGGCAGTGCCTCTAGCCTTTATTTGGTGTCTTACTATATAGGCGTTGCAGCGGGAAGTTCTTTGTTAAGTCCTTTATGGACTTCTGGCGGTTGGACTGGTCTAGTGCTATTTAGCGCAATTTTACCCCTTCTTTATATTATGGCCATTACTCTTTACCGAAAAAAAGCAGGCTCTACCCCGAGGTGAGCCTGCTTTTTGCTGTCGATTAAAACTTATTTAAGAAAGTCCGATGGAATCGACATCAGATCTATCCCCCAAACAAGCGGTAAGAAGTAGAATACCGCAAGTCCGACAAAGAAAATACCAAAGATATTTAGCGCAAAACCCGCTTTGGCCATATCTGAAATCTTCAAATATCCAGAGCCAAACACGACTGCATTTGGTGGTGTTGCAACTGGCAACATAAATGCACAAGATGCTGCAACGGCTGCCGTTACCATCAATGCATAAGGATGAATGCTAAGAGCAACTGCAAGTGATGCCATGATCGGGAACATCATCGAAGCCGTAGCTGTGTTTGAAGTAATTTCGGTCAAGAACAACACGAGTGCAGCTACAACCAACACAATGATCAGAACGTTAACGCCCTGAAGCCCAATCAACTGATTGCCAATCCACTCAGACAACCCGGAGCTTGTAAATCCAGCAGCAATAGCTAGTCCTCCACCAAACAGCAGTAAAATACCCCAAGGCAATTTGACTGCTGTTGCCCAGTCTAGCAAGTGATCGCCCTTTTTGTTTTTAGAAGGAATAATAAATAATACCATCGCAGCAATCAAACCGACCGTTGCATCGGTCATTTCTAAGTTGGGCGCAAATGCATCCAGAACAAATGAGCGGCTGATCCAAGCAAGTGCTACTGCTAAGAAGACTACAAAGACTGCTTTTTCTTCATAAGAAGCTCCGCCTAAGTCCGTTTTTTGCTGGCGTATTACTTCGCTTCCGCCCGGCAAGTGTTTCAACTTTTGTGGATAAGCAACTTTCACTAGGTAAACCCAAGCAACTAATATAAAAATCCACGCTAATGGTACACCAAATAGCATCCATTGTGCAAAAGTGATTTCAATGCCGTAAATTTCATTAACTGCACCTGCGAGTAACGTATTCGGAGGTGTTCCGATCAATGTTGCAATTCCCCCAAGAGATGCAGAATACGCAATCCCTAGCATCAAAGCTTTGCCAAAGCTGAAATTCTCTTTTGAAGTATCGATCGACGTATTATACTTTAAAGCCTCCGACACTTGATAAATAATGGCCAAACCGATTGGCACCATCATCATCGCCGTAGCCGTATTGGAAATCCACATTGACAGAAATCCTGTCGCGACCATAAAACCAAGAATAATACGTTCCGTATTCGTACCAATCACAGAAATAATCGTCAAGGCGATTCGCTTATGTAAATCCCATTTTTCCATTGTCAAAGCAATCATAAAACCGCCCATGAACAGAAAGATTGTATCACTTCCATACGCTGAAGTTGTAGCGCTTACATCAAGCCCATTCGTCATCGGAAAAAGAATAATTGGCAAGAGTGATGTTGCAGGAATCGGAATTGCTTCTGTA carries:
- a CDS encoding MFS transporter; translation: MDSQRYTVRDRQFWKIIFSLLFASLFIFANMYAVQPLLPVFVKEFQVPVSTASLSLSLTVIGLILGLIILGFFSDRNGRKPYIIYSLLGSAIPLFIIPLTDSFSVLLFLRFIQGFALAGVPAAALAYISEEIDRKNIAYAMALYISSNALGGMLGRFLTGFLTDHFSWQISFYAFAITGLLLSAIVVYLLPPSRNFTSSQVSFAKDIEGFLFHLKNPALLIVFGLGAILQVSFTGIWTYLPFYLEAPPYSMSLQAISYLFFAYGIGVIGSPIAGRVAEKFGLRNVRLAGVLILSVGIFMTLSPYLWIIVVGLCVTCLGFFTAHSLTAASVSQQATHHKGSASSLYLVSYYIGVAAGSSLLSPLWTSGGWTGLVLFSAILPLLYIMAITLYRKKAGSTPR
- a CDS encoding SLC13 family permease, producing the protein MISATWNWMWEKHDQAKETFRLFTNPGAGMSDNRDRAEDAGSYDESKKKRSYNAPQLIGLILGPVLFILTLLLFNPDGLTPEAKAILASTIWIATWWITEAIPIPATSLLPIILFPMTNGLDVSATTSAYGSDTIFLFMGGFMIALTMEKWDLHKRIALTIISVIGTNTERIILGFMVATGFLSMWISNTATAMMMVPIGLAIIYQVSEALKYNTSIDTSKENFSFGKALMLGIAYSASLGGIATLIGTPPNTLLAGAVNEIYGIEITFAQWMLFGVPLAWIFILVAWVYLVKVAYPQKLKHLPGGSEVIRQQKTDLGGASYEEKAVFVVFLAVALAWISRSFVLDAFAPNLEMTDATVGLIAAMVLFIIPSKNKKGDHLLDWATAVKLPWGILLLFGGGLAIAAGFTSSGLSEWIGNQLIGLQGVNVLIIVLVVAALVLFLTEITSNTATASMMFPIMASLAVALSIHPYALMVTAAVAASCAFMLPVATPPNAVVFGSGYLKISDMAKAGFALNIFGIFFVGLAVFYFLPLVWGIDLMSIPSDFLK